AGACGCAGATCAGGACCAGGATGCTTCCCGCGCTCAAGGCGCATTTCTCTCGTCTCATCGCTTGTTCTCCTGCAACTTCTCCGGCAGACCGATGACGGCGGTCACTTTATCGTTTGCGCTCAGCCGGATGCGGTCCAGGCTCGTATCGGTCTCCAGCCTGTCCGCCTGAAAGGAGCCCACCGGGTTCGAACCCTGCACATTCCCAGCGGCGACCACCCGGTCAGTCTTCAGATCCACCGTCACCGTCTCGGCCCGGAACCAGGCGCCAGCCTCTTCACTTTTCGCCGTCACTCCGCCCCAGGCGTGCAGCCGACGCGACTGAGCATTGGCGGTCAACCCGCCGAAGGAAAGCATCAGCCGGCGTCCCTTCTCGCCAAAGACCTCTACTTGCCCTTCGCGGACCGTGGCGCGCGCTGCGGCCTGGTCCAGTTCCGTCTGCTCGGCAAGGATGCGCCACATCGGCCTGCCGCGCTCGTCCTCCTGAACCGTCTCGGACCGCTTGATGGTGACTCCCAGCGCCGGGCGCTCCTTGGCTGGAGGGGACGGCTCCTGGGCGGCGCGGCGCTTGCCGCAGCCGCCACCGGCGGCCACGAGGCTAACTGCGCAAAGCAAAGTGACTGCGCGACTCAGGACAGGCATCAGCGGACACATCGGCGGCCGGCGCGGGAACCTCCCCGGGCCGCCTCCCGATGCAACCTCTTTCCGTATATTCAGACTCCCGCCGGTTGCGGAGGCGTTTCCCGGTGACGCGAGAGCCGCTGACGCCCGGGATGGACGTGGTCATTATAGCCCTCCGCGCTTTGCAAGTCACTCAGGCCATCCGCTTTACTCCTCGCGGCCGGCACCATCTATTCTGTACAATATGCCGGCCGCTCACTCAGCGGCACCGAGGAGATCCGGAACAGGCGACCGGCAGTGCACACGCACCCGATGAAGGAAGAAGCCATCCGCGTGCTTCACCTGCTGCGTCCTTCGGCAGGCGGAATGCGCACGCACGTCCGCACGCTTCTGGAACACCACGACCTCTCCCGCCTGCGCGTGACCCTGGCGGCCCCTGCGGCCATGCGGGATGCTCTCTATAGCGCCCTGGAAGACCGCGCCGCCTTTCGTGGCATAGAGATGACTGATCCGGCCGTCCCTTTCGGCCTGATCTACTCGGGCATCCTGCTGTCCGGGCTCATCAGAAAGGAGAAGTTCCATATCATTCACGCCCACGGCGTGCGCGCCACGCTTGCGGCGGCGTTGGCCGGCGGAGGAGCACGCGTCCGCCTTGCCACCCTGCATGGGCCGTTGCCCCGCCCCGTGAATCCGGCCGCCCGCTCCATGCTGACCCTGGCGCTCAGGGCCATGGACCACGTGGTCGCGCCGTCCGAACGCATCCGTCAGGATCTGCTTAAGGCAGGACTGGACCGATCGCAGGTCTCACTCATTCCGGAGGGTGTTGACGCGGCGCGTGTCTCCGAAGAGGACAAATTGCGGGCGTTGCGCGGCGCCGGACTGGATCCAACTCGCCCGGTGGTGCTTTTCCCGGCGCGCCTCTGTCCGGGCAGCCAGTTCCGGCCTGTGAGCCGGGCGGCCGCAGAGATCCTCCGGCTGGCGCCGGAGGCGCAGGTTGTCGTGGGCGGAGAAGCTCCCCCGGATGCCTCGTCCCGGCGTCTGCAACGCGCCCTCGCGCAGATGGGAGCAACTTGCACCGGCGCGGTGGACGACCTGTGCGCCCTTCTTGCTGCGGCTTCTGTCATCGTGGCGCCCGCCCCCTGCCCGGACCTTTCCCGCACACTGCTGGAATCTATGGCTTTGGGTGTTCCTCCCGTCTGTGTGGACAGCGGCGATGCGCGATGGCCGGTGCAGGATGGCGTTACGGGCAGGCTGGTGCCGCCGGGGAACCCGGCCGCTCTGGCGGAGGCGGCCGTTTCGCTGCTCCGCCACCCTGAAGAGGCGGAGAGACTGGGGAGGGCGGCGCGGGAGCGCGTCCGCACGGAACATTCGGGTCAACAGATGGCCCGCAGGCTGGAGATCCTTTACGAGACCCTGCTGTCCCGGGCGGAAGGAGGCGGAGCTTGCGCGGCGCAGCTCTGAGTCTGCTGGGAGTTCTGAGCGTCCTGACCATATCTGTCGCCGCCACCGCGGGGCATGGTAATAAGTCTGCGACAGGGACGGATGGTGGGGTGCTGCTCGTCCTGGTTCCCTCACTGACCCTGGACGATGTGAAGGTGATGCCGGCCCTGCGGCGCCTCGCGGAAGAAGGATGCACCGCGTTGATGAGCAGCCGGGTCGGCCGCCCCACGAGCGTGCCCTTTGTCCCCCCGGATTTCGACCCCCTCATCTCCGGCTATCTCACCTTGGCCACAGGCGCACGAGCGGCGGCGGGCCCCAACTGCGCCCTGATCCTGCAGGATTCCGAACTCTACGGAGGCCGGACAGCCCGTCAGGTGTGGGAGTTCCGGCACAGTCAGAGCGGAAACGGTTTCCGGCTCTTTGCTCCGGAATTCCAAGCGGAGCTGCGGCGAGCGAAAGCGGCTCCATATCCGTTGGAGCCCGGAGCCCTGGGCGGCCATTTGGCGGCACGGGGCATCACTGCGACTGTCCTGGGCAATGCAGACCTCCCGGATGCGCCTGTTCGCCCGGCGGGCCTCTTTGTACTGGACACAAGCGGGCGGGCGCGTTCCGGCATCGTGGGCCAGGAGATGACACGGCGCGACCCT
The sequence above is drawn from the Armatimonadota bacterium genome and encodes:
- a CDS encoding glycosyl transferase family 1 produces the protein MHTHPMKEEAIRVLHLLRPSAGGMRTHVRTLLEHHDLSRLRVTLAAPAAMRDALYSALEDRAAFRGIEMTDPAVPFGLIYSGILLSGLIRKEKFHIIHAHGVRATLAAALAGGGARVRLATLHGPLPRPVNPAARSMLTLALRAMDHVVAPSERIRQDLLKAGLDRSQVSLIPEGVDAARVSEEDKLRALRGAGLDPTRPVVLFPARLCPGSQFRPVSRAAAEILRLAPEAQVVVGGEAPPDASSRRLQRALAQMGATCTGAVDDLCALLAAASVIVAPAPCPDLSRTLLESMALGVPPVCVDSGDARWPVQDGVTGRLVPPGNPAALAEAAVSLLRHPEEAERLGRAARERVRTEHSGQQMARRLEILYETLLSRAEGGGACAAQL